The segment GATTCCCAAACCACCTATAATTTGAATAGTAAAATAGCATTTTGAtgttaaaaatgtataatttggGTTACTATCAGCTAAACATTAATCAATTTCTGAAAAAGATGCATCTAATTTTAATTAGGTTACAACTTATCTAAGAAACTACggtaaaaactctataaattaaaaatgttgatACTATAGAACTTTAGTAAGTTATGAGTAGTATTGTTTGGTATATATCTTATTCGATATACGATGTTTTGAAAAcagtaaattatataaataaaaaggtaaCAAAATTGAGTATTTTAACAGGtcaattttattgattttaaaaatacagaTATTTAATTTCAAGATGGAAAAGACTGCATCTTTCATATAGatgaaaatatgtgtatttttaccaactatattttctaaaataaacagcTACTTCTAAGATttcatagttttaaaaaatcaaaccaaactaaaaataactttttctaacactatttcttttttaaaaaatagaaatcatatTGTTCAATAAGTAAAATATGTAACTGgtgttctaaaaaaatataaacagcCATGTACACATATTTTAGCCGTTACAAATTTATAAACCGTGAAAATTATTCCGTATAAGTTAAAATTACACGGTTTTATATTTAACTCAACTGTATTAgtcaaatattattttctacaaatgtcccttataaaattaatgagcagtttttttctttaatatattatattttactaggattgtatatataattactttcacataattttataaataatctgTATGTCAAATTTGATATAATGATTAGCcttaatgtaaaatttaatacagttcaataatttatagattactTAGCATTTTCAATTCATCTTTAATATTAGAAAACTGACAATTTTGTTATTTACAATCATAATATTTCATTGACTCAATTAtatcacatatattattttattttggattccAAAAAGATtcccagtttttttttttattaatgaaagCTAGTCAATAATTGCCAAAACATAAAACGTACAAAGAATTAATGAAGAGAAAAAACGTAcagaaaatcaaaaaaaaaagaagccaaaaacaaaataagGGACAGCGTGGAGAGTAAAGCTATTGGTAGCATGGCTGCAACAGAAGGCCAAGTGTTTGGTCTTgcaactatttttttgttttgttttaacacTTTGTTAATCAAACCCATAAGCCCTTTTACTCCTCCCCTGAGAGTCCTGAgggtttttatttaaacttcCCCTTTCTCATCTCCTCGTTTTGGTAAAGCCACTTCATTCCCCCAAAACACAAAATCTCActctccttttttatttttcctcaAGAGTTTTTTAATGAAGAGACCCTTAACcacttctccttcttcttcttcgtctacATCTTCTTCGGCTTGTATAGTTCCGACTCAACCAGAGACTCCAAGGCCTAAACGAGCCAAAAGGGCTAAGAAATCTTCTCTTCCTTGTGATGTTAAAAAAACACAGAATCCGACCAGTCCTGCCTCCACCAGACGCAGCTCTATCTACAGAGGAGTCACTAGGTTTGAATGATTGATTGAttctttttagatttgatttgggttttatgtttttttcctaAACTGCATTTGGACTGCATGTTACAGACATAGATGGACAGGGAGATACGAGGCTCATCTATGGGACAAAAGCTCGTGGAATTCGATTCAGAACAAGAAAGGCAAACAAGGTTCTTAATTTTTACAACAAACCCATCTTGGTTCTGTAATAAAGATCTggcctttttttttaaatctgattTTGGTTTCTGTTGTTTGATTGATCTCGTCTACTTCGTCACTGCCCTCACTCTGCGCCTTGTTCTTCTACTCATCAGTTTATCTgggtaatttatttttaattcttttttaaaaattgagaaattaaaaaaaagagtttgattTGGTCAAGAGGATGGAATCTCAACTGCTATGACGCCGTAATTGCAGGAGCATATGACAGCGAGGAAGCAGCAGCACACACGTACGATCTAGCTGCTCTCAAGTACTGGGGTCCCGACACCATCTTGAACTTTCCggtaagaaaaatattttgattcacTGATTGATCgattgatgcatgtgtttgtttgatttggttttaataataaaaaaaattgattcatcACAGGTTGAGACGTACGCAAAGGAGTTGGAGGAGATGCAGAGAGGTACAAAGGAAGAGTATTTGGCTTCTCTCCGCCGCCAGAGCAGTGGTTTCTCTAGAGGCGTCTCTAAATATCGCGGCGTCGCCAGGTTGGTTCTCTCTTTAATTACgtgtttggttttaatttgatttggtAAATTAATTATACCAAATCCAGAAATTAATACTTCCTTTTCCGCATTATTTGAAAAAGTAATTAATATGGTGGTGactaaagaaaaacaaaacaaaataggAAATgtcatttttttggaaattaaaAAGCTGGACTTTATTTTCCTGAAGATTTGCTTTCAGATATTCTCCCTCTCTCTATCATAATTAACTTTTGTTTAAGTACTTTTCCTGCAAAATTTCGAGATGTTTATTGTAAATATGTGATAGTTTATAACTTGATTTTCGCGCAAATGATTTGTTACATGTATtaaacatattttgttatttctttcCCATTTTATATtctgaaaaacaagaaaataataagaatttgcAAATTATGGGAAAACAGGCATCACCATAACGGAAGATGGGAAGCTAGGATTGGAAGGGTGTTTGGAAACAAGTACTTGTACCTCGGCACCTATAGTACGTACATCCTTGACTCTTTATTCTTGAAtaataaattgttaaaaataatatcagactaattattttttttgttaaaagtcACTAGCATAATcgaatattttttcaaaaaactaccGGGGATAACGGATCcttaacaaaactaatatggtatttgatttgaaaatagttattataatgttttaattagtttattttctaTAAGACTTCCTGTTAAGGAttaagcaaataattatttgtttaattagTCAATTAGAATAAACGTAATGGGTAGCCAGTGGGCTTTTACACACTCACGTGAGACGAGAGTTTTGACATCATGTCCCCTCACTTCACCTCTTAATTGATTTTTATCTTTAATCAAATCtaactttttcttctttcccATCTATTTTTAATAATCTGATCTCTGCATAATTACCTTTTAAATTCTGCATTTTTGTGGATCCAATACTCTgaacacaaaaaattaaaaactctGCAGAAGGGAATATTAACACCAACTCTTTACTGTACCAACTCTTTACTGAAAAGTAATAGTACCTCTTTTCAATTGTTTTGATCGAGTCCTGGGTTATTAATGGATCTaatcttttggaaaaaaaagaTACTATTTTTCGTTCAAATTCAAGATGTTTTTATTGACTTTCTCGGATTCAGTTTTGCAAAAGGGAAATTTGGACGCATGACTATAGTACAATTAGAATTGAGGCGGTAACCATAGTGAACGGAGTGCTACgatattctttatataatatgtataatgaCAAAAATTACCCTTTATTCCTGTTCATTCTCACTCTCACttgatctttgttttttttttcttttattcaatgATTATTTACAAGTTTATGAAACCATACGTTACACGACGTATAATTATCATATCCACCAagtgtttgattttttcttcatatCTTTGTTTGGGTTTACAATTTTACTACTATCCAATATATATGGGATTAAGAATCAGAGGATGCGTAGAGCTAgtggagaagatgaacagtaTACACTTCGTCGAACATACTATTTGATAAACATAGAATAGTACACCACGATGTGTACTGTTACATCATCTCTATGTCTTGTCTTTCAGTAATGTCGCCAATCATTGTTTCCTTACCTCTTTCCACcgtctcttctttttctccaatTCTTCTGGGTATTTTTTTCTCCTACTTCATCAATTCCGACTACACCTCCATCATCCCTTTGCTAATGGTGTATCTTCTTACACTACTCGACTCTACTATTTAATGATTATAGTATAGTATGTCTCATCTTCTCCTCTACTTCTTATTGTGTTTTTTTACTAATCCctcaaatttattgacaatgccACTAGTTTCTTCACAAATCGGAAATCCTCCTcctttgggtttagggtttagggtttatggtttgggtttagggtttaggatatatggtttggatacattgttgggtttatgatttgggtttagggtatatggtttggattatggtttgggtttaagtttagggtttgggtttaggatatatggtttgggtttagggtttgggtttagagctAGTGTAGAAAATGAACTGTATACACTACGTCGAACTATACTATTTGATAAATTTGAATAGTACACAACGATGTGTACTGTTACATAATCTCTATGTCTTGTCTTCCAGCAATGTCGCCAATCATTGTTTCATCATCTATTCCCAttgtctcttctttttctccaatTCTTGTGGTATTTTTCCCCCTACTTCATCACCTCCATCATCCCTTTGCTAATGGTGTATCCTCTTACATTGGACGACTATACTATTTAATGATTGTAATATAGTAtgtttcatcttctcctctacTTCTTATGGTGGTTTTTTACTAATCCctcaaatttattgacaatgccACTAGCTTCTTCACAAATCGGAAATCCTCCTcttttgggtttatggtttatggtttgagtatagggtttaaggtatatgatttgggtttaggtttcaGAGTTTAGAGTTATTTGATTTCCAAATTTGAAAGGTGTAGAAGTTAAATACTTGCCCATGGGTTCACTAATCCATGGGGGGGAGGGggggttagggtatagttttgaaAAGGAGGGAGGATTTGATTTgggattttgggttttgatcaaaaataaaattatagaaaatgggTACATAAGATCAAGGGAGCGTATAGGAGATTTTCCGAAACCATTTCCAAACATAGAAATAAGTAAcattgttatatattatgttaatgtGTTACATTCTATTGTAAAATCgaataatagaaatataagtgtaaactaaccaaatatataatcttttttataGTATTGGTATCAATTTgttttctatactatttttaaaatagtatagtatagtATAGTTAGTTAATTGTGCACAATGCGTCAAACAGACTATCACGCGCGTAGAAGGAGATTTTTGTCCACTTTTGTGGTAAACAGACACACTTCCCCATAAAAGTCATACATGGTTACTTCTTTGATTTTTCTGCTTGCTGTGAATATAGAGCAAATTGACCCTTTGCAAAAATATAGGCAGtgttaaattacaaaaaataataatataggcAGTGTTATAACAAAAAGACACATACTAGTATtatatttcgattttattttgtatttaaataaataaaaagaaacggATAGAGGGGAGCCAGGAGCATAATTACAAGAAAATGAAAGTCGTAGATGTGAATAAATAGTAGTACGTTACAAGTGTAAAGGCGCGCGTAGCGCGTAGGTCACGTGGTAACACTCTCACTTCATAAAAAGGACAAAATTGGTCAGAGGGGCTAGGACCAAACCCGAGGTCGATCTGGtctactttttttgtttgtgtggtGGTTTCATTAAAGAGTGGTTTTAAGAGTTGAGTCTGTTCTCAGTAGCAGTCACGAGCCCTCACGTGCATGtttcatctctatctctctcattctctctctaCCATatctttcatcttgtccgcaggaaCAAAATCTTGACTACTTTATTTTTGGAAGTGTAAATTATTGCCTTTTAACATCCTACttttataacatttattttttctgtgGAAATCTTCTAAATTTATTATGCAAATTATGAAGTTAGTAGTCATGGTTTTTACTTATTAGAGGTAAGAGTTGATACTAGGTGGGTATCAATTATTGATAATTAGTTAGTAATTGAACGTTCgtgtaattaattatttatatattaagctaCAAACTTGGGACTCTTTTTAGCGTTTATAGAGCGGCGGAGAGTGGAGTAGAAATGGTCTCGTCCACGCCTATGCTCTATACGCATCACACAGATAATGTAACCCTAGTTGTCCCCACTAACACGTCACCTAATTCCCTTTTTGTCTTTATTAGGCAtcttaaatttctaaaaataaaatattaaaaagcaaaaaaatacatattgaAACACATGTTTGGTGAAGTAAACAAACAATTATGTGAAAACTGTTACTTTCAAACACGCTGACTTTGTTGGGTTGCGCAGATACGCAGGAGGAAGCTGCAGCTGCATATGACATGGCGGCTATAGAGTACAGAGGTGCAAACGCAGTGACCAATTTCGACATTAGTAATTACATCGACCGGTTAAAGAAAAAAGGTGTCTTCCCGTTCCCTGTGAGCCAAGCCAATAATCATCAAGAGGCTGTTCTTGCTGAAGCCAAGCAAGAAGTGGAAGCCAAAGAAGAGCCAACAGAAGAAGTGAAGCAGTGTctggaacaagaagaagaaccgcaagaagcaaaagaagacAAGACTGAGAAGCAGCAAAAACAAGAAACGGAGGAGGCGGTGGTCACTTGCTGCATTGATTCTTCAGAGAGCAATGAGCTGGCTTGGGACTTCTGTATGATGGATTCAGGGTTTGCTCCGTTTTTGACGGATTCAAATCTCTCTCGTGAGAATCCTATCGAGTATCCTGAGCTTTTCAATGAGATGGGGTTTGAGGATAACATTGACTTCATGTTCGAGGAAGGGAAGAACGAGTGCTTGAGCTTGGAGAATCTCGATTGCTGCGATGGTGTTGTTGTGGTGGGAAGAGAGAGCCCAACTTCATTGTCGTCTTCTCCGTTGTCTTGCTTGTCTACTGACTCTGcttcatcatcaacaacaacaacagcaacaataACCTCTGTTTCTTGTAACTATTCTGTCTGAGGGGAGAGAGCTTTGGCATTTCTAGGTtgaatttttctattttcttttgcttcttctttttcttcttgttgagtTCCATTAGGGTTTGTATTCCGTTTCAGGGCTTACTCATTGGTTCTAAACAATCAATGTATGGTCCTCTTTTTTCCCTCGCCTATTCTTAGATAAGGCAATaacttaaaaactaaaaaaatcatgaaaCGGAACACAGAGGTATAAGTGTTGACAAATTGTATAGCCAA is part of the Raphanus sativus cultivar WK10039 chromosome 5, ASM80110v3, whole genome shotgun sequence genome and harbors:
- the LOC108857239 gene encoding ethylene-responsive transcription factor WRI1, which produces MKRPLTTSPSSSSSTSSSACIVPTQPETPRPKRAKRAKKSSLPCDVKKTQNPTSPASTRRSSIYRGVTRHRWTGRYEAHLWDKSSWNSIQNKKGKQVYLGAYDSEEAAAHTYDLAALKYWGPDTILNFPVETYAKELEEMQRGTKEEYLASLRRQSSGFSRGVSKYRGVARHHHNGRWEARIGRVFGNKYLYLGTYNTQEEAAAAYDMAAIEYRGANAVTNFDISNYIDRLKKKGVFPFPVSQANNHQEAVLAEAKQEVEAKEEPTEEVKQCLEQEEEPQEAKEDKTEKQQKQETEEAVVTCCIDSSESNELAWDFCMMDSGFAPFLTDSNLSRENPIEYPELFNEMGFEDNIDFMFEEGKNECLSLENLDCCDGVVVVGRESPTSLSSSPLSCLSTDSASSSTTTTATITSVSCNYSV